Sequence from the Zeugodacus cucurbitae isolate PBARC_wt_2022May chromosome 2, idZeuCucr1.2, whole genome shotgun sequence genome:
cacgaactcccactaactctctaaaattttgaggattaaatgggagttagcaaacggagttaactgagataactctcgaattaacaccgattaaagcagttattccgaaataacgccgccgtctgtcaggggtattagtTAAGACGCTTTATAGGTTTTCTGccgattttgtgggcgtggcagtagtccaaTTACAATACCAACCGTCTCATAATGCCAAGGAATGTgtacaagtttcattaagatatctccatttttaATCACTTTATCGATTgaacagatatccggatttcaaatcactttgttatatataaccctatatctaactcgttgggttttaggtgttacaaacaaacgtTGAACGTTAAACGTGTGAACAAAACATTAaactttcttagcaactttgttgcggcgCCACTTCTCATACATCAATCAATgcatttattgagagaacagatgagcagataatttcacgttttggaccggtcgattggccaccaagatcatgtgatgtcacaccgttagactttttcctgtggcgATATATAATGTCTAAAGTATATGCGGACAATCTCGCACGTGTGTtcttcgccagttaccagtcgaaatgctcgaacgagtcatcgaaaattggactcaacggatggaccatctgagacgtagccccGGCCAAGaattgaaagagataatctttaaaaaaataaataccaaagaatgttctttcgaatgataataaacgttcctcattaaattttaattgtctgtgtttttttctttaaaaacgtTGGGACCTTGAAATGGACGaccccatatatgtatgttcgagtcaaaaattagtatttttaatcCTATGATGAcacttgtaattttttaaatttaggtGTTATTAGTAAAATGTTGTTAAAACTTCTTCTATTATTTTACcccatacatttttatattagaaataacaaatttttgggCTTTACTGGAGTTATTATTCAAAAACCTTATGTGGTACTAATACACTAAGTAAGTATGCTAACAATATATCCAcactattatttatatatgttatcggattataacaaaacaagtaacgtagtataattaaatatgtacatacatatgtgttcaacaaaaatttacatacaattattattcacagctctgattttttattatttttaatacttatcGTCGTTGGCAGATACTGAAAACTTTTCGTATAGAcaattatttgaatataaattacgTACCGTCTTTGTTTCCTTGCGTTGCAACCAGCAATTtaattaagtatataaaaagcagcagcaaatttttcattataacaAATTGCTcaggaaatatattttaattttataatttcattagacactattaaacataaattatttgtatttataagtacaacataaacaaaacaaattagttaGGTTAGCACACAATAATGTTGCGTCGGAACTGCActgtatgtaattattttttccagcattgtGTCTTAATGTATGTCTACTCTTTTTGAACTCAAGTTAAACAATTAGTATCaaccgattttaatattttatatcatttcaaacaaaataatgtGTTGTTCAGCACACCGCTACATATTACAGAGCGAGGAATACCATATATTAACCTAGTTGTTGCTACCAGGAATTCGCAGTGATTACAGTCTCTTATAGTAAACGTATTCGGTATTTTTACACACTTGCAAAATAAGGATACGAATTATTTAGTGCCTATTAGCTAGAAATTATTTCGcacaaatatttgatatttttaagtttaaaataacTACTGAGATATTATAACAGTTTCAGTATCGAAAATAGGGCGGTTTTCAAGTCGCACTCactaatataattttacattgtAACGGTGTTGCAGAAAATTGCCTTCGTTATTTACGAGATTATCCTTTGCGCTCATAACGTTTGGCATGCCTCTTCTGCGGTTATTCGAGGCTTAAATGAATGATTGATATGTTCACTatattatctttttttaagcAATATCTACTGCTTTGAAGTATAGTGTCTAAAATTAAACATGGCCACGTATGGCACCAAGCCCGCTGCGTTTCTAGCTATACTATGCGTCAACTATCCTGCGATGAATCGTCATTTTATCCGCTTGGTTCTCAAACGGTTCTCCGCGATCTTATCAGTAGAAGAAGTACTATAGATAGGCAGCAATCAACAACATTGTTTTCAAAAGACATTTTCAGTTAAGGAAGTAGTGTTCTGACAACACAGACGTTCCTAGCGAaaatcctgttgcaggaacgtCAAAGTTGTCAAAAGGTTTTGCTAATTTCATCGGATCAACCCGAGATAACTCTTTCGTTTAAATAGATCAACTCTTttggaacatacatatatacatatatagacaatTGTAGAAATTTATGGTAGGACTCAGCAGCTCATACGCCTTGTCCAATGAGTACAGTTGTGGGCAGAAATCGTCGCTTTGAAGAAAACTAACTTTGTTCACACGTCAAGCAAAATGGGCTTGGAGTTATACGAGTGGAATGTCGTTTAAAGAACTCAACACTGAGCTTTGACGTGGGCTATTAAAGCATTTTGCCAAAGGATTATTCATTAACATcgttaataatcatttattttcttcgGAAGCATCATCACTCAGGTCCTGAGTATTTACTTGGCTCAATGCAGTTTTCGGTCATAGGTGTCAGAAAAACTATCGCGCGAGTACCACGTAAATGCCACAAATTAAGACCCCGACTCGTGGACTATATCATGGCTGACTTGCCCAAACAACGCATCCAAGTGTCGGACTCCTTTGGCACAACGGTCGTAGACTACTGTGGACCATTTTATTATAAACCCGAATTGCGTAACAAAGCACCTCAAAAATGCTTCATTAGCGTCTTCGCCCCAAAAGCTGTAAGCTGTGTAAGATTTCTCAATCGGCTCTTTTCTTGATGCACTTAAACGTTTTATAGTTATTACCAAACTGATTTTTGCGAAAGCATCCCAACAGAAACTGTCTCGTAAGCATTACGTTATGCTCCTTGACAGGTAGCATTTGGGCCTCATTGTGAAGGTGCTCGACCGGAGACATCAAGAGGCAACCTGTGGCTGTCCGGAGGGCGGTATTTTGACAGGTCTTAAGGCGACCATATTGGTGCTGCGTAGTTTAGGACCGGCCGTCCGATTGCCTGGTAAGTTGCCAACAACGTTTCTTTGTTTTTACCCCAGGTGCTCCCCGGaaatcgtgagctgcttgagtcatatgcaaaagaatcgttcctggccactcccaagtgaatggcaatcagaaactttcctcacttgcgtgaacttctacatatgaccccatcccccatatattatattactaatatataaataaatgagtttataaaaactaaaaacgacatgaaaattgactttttacttaacagaaacagcgcataTCCAGATATCCCACTcctactttacacactacatacgcatatacgtatacattgactttgcgcgacttggatatatttatttgatcaggtacaactttcctatttatccatggattttgttcgttggtagcttaattttttataaagaaacaggacttcatataaaataaaaaaaaattgaaacaatatcttttgttttaaaattttttttcttgccaaagtttattttttttaaattttttcataaaaaaaatttaaaaactcgaagtgactaataaatttctcagaaattataaggcctatggaaaaatggagtaggcaatatttttaggaaatttcattcactattattttctataatttgcaggaagattgctcaactggtcagtgagatatacatgattaaatgaagacaccttttttttttggtcgaataacggtaaattgcaaatatctcaaaaacgtatccataaaaaaaaattaactagattttcgaaatcagcgagccatttcacatacaaattggatagtggcgttcatggaacatttttgctgtaaaccagTGTAATTAAAACACGCAAGATAGTAAGTAACATAATATTGGTTGCTATTCTCaagaatgtgaaggttgctgtgttagcgcattaaagttgaaaattttcaacttctgtgcgtcttcgagtccgagttcgaatttcggagatttggttgcgaaaacatgcgaaagctatgtagctcatctcataggaacatgtgtattcaactcaactgtcaaacgttcgcattcgcattcgcgagctatgtagcagagataaagagatgtccaactctattttcattggaagtgagagcgcacggacaaacgtcaaaacctaccaatctttgacagttgactggaatcagtaggttttgacgtttcgcaattgggaaactggaacggccatattgaaatgttgctaaaaaaaatatacgacagagacatttttaaccgccgtgcaagattacttataagagcttaaaacaataaatataaatgtaaacgcgaaatttaaaagagggtaaagaaattttttatgatatgcagcatagggaaattaatttttcatggaaaattgtaaaaaaattatcaattgtcagttgacaagtgataattttccttatttattagtgaaagttcgaaaacaagCAATTTTAACGTACCTTAATATcgctaaaagaaatttaaatatgtaatttttatattaaaaatacagtataaaattttttttaaccgtaataaatgttgggtattttaatttaaaggcccaaaaatttgtattttgtctggtccggcaataattcaaattgttataaaaaacgcttattttgaggcgctctcacgctggaataagttggacatccctttatccctgtaTGTAGTTTAGCTCTAACAAGGCCTCAAGTGTCTTCACCACTGTggaaaggagagttatcggACGATACGACTCCgcttactgccttccctaattaaaagcgttggcggaacgtttttttcCGCTCAGCattaacgtcgatgcgccatccctaaataaaagcggcaactttacgtcaaaaataaaaatgtttatttgaattgttgttgtgaaattttattgaacagagaaacttcgtttttcgcagccaactttacttcggaacgctccgtcaaaatagaaaaattcaACCGCTCGAcgtcgccgtcgcgttatttagGTAGGCgcaatacaaattgtatgggcatggTTTTCCACGAGTCGTGTATATTAAGAGTGGTCATAGACAGATTGAGGACCTTGGGGATACATGGCGTTAGGCATCGCGCTCGTTGACTAAAACGGCTGCTTCTTCGATACTGCACTGTGTTGTGCAAGATAAACGCCAAACCACCACCATTGTCTCGCATGCGATCCTTACGTATAACGTTGAAACCGGCACAGCTCAGAAGATCTAAGCGGCCGTTTAGCTAGGTTTTTGGACCGCAGCTATTAATACGCCTTCCCGACCCATTAGCTCAACTATCTCCTCGATCTTACTCTGGAGTCCGTTGCAGTTAAATTGTAAAAGCTTCGTTTGTCTCGGTTAGCCAGTGGTGATCCTGGGTGTGAGGAAATGATGTACAGGTGTTGAAGAATTGCACTAAACTGTTATGACATTCCGACGTATTACGATCTGATACACGGAACAGACGGTACGAGAGACCAGGAGTTGCGTTGTGGTCCTCGCACGGGGATTAGAGCGGTATGAAGGTTGGGGATGGGTCTGATCAGACGGGAAGTCATGCTGCCTGGAGCTCCGGAGGACCGTTAAGGTCCTATCTTAGCCACTCGCAATGGGTGGCGACGCAGAGCGTAAACTTGGTGCTAATCGCACTGCCGAAGAAGCGGTTGTGCGTTGGCTGTAGTAGATTGTACAAGGACTCAACTGTTTCTGTTCTTTTCCCATCAATTGCAGTCTTGGATGACGGTGATGATGAttatatgaggacatcaaccagctgaaTAAGGGCACCTTCTCAATTAAAGATCCGGATATTCCAGGTTCAtaccctcaaatcatgatccttagaaTGTTGTTGACTATGCAGAGGATACTAAGCCTAAGATCGGAAGTCATGAACTACTTGAGccatatgcaaaataatcgtttCTCGTCACTCTCAAATAAATGGcagtcaaaaactttcctcacttgcgtgatcTTCTGTAATGTTATGTTAGGGTGTCCGGGTTGGTTTTGTGATGTGACGAAAATTTAATTGGATTGATTTAGGACTATTCTTGGTTGCACCAGTGTGCACCTTGCTTGTTGTCCAGCCCGGGAAATTCAGCCAAAGTATAGATATGTGCACACAAGCGGACCGACAAATATTACaactaagtaaaaaaaaaaatgtattataccCATCCTCTCAATGGTTTCTAGTCAGGTGTTAGATAATTAGAAGCCCCATACTCAACTTCAACAAACCAACATTTTGGTTTCGCCCATATTCAGAAAAAACTATTTAGCGTTTAATTTTAATcgatcaatttattgaaaagaaatctcaaaattatattttaacccaaaaaaaaaaattacatatttttcattttaaacttttacaaatttttaattttaaactttaacaCTTTGAGCCCCGCGTGCCCCACCGGTggacatttatgtttttacgaTTTGGGACAATGTGACCACCCGTGGACATTGGTAGATTTTCATTATGGGACATCCTGACCAACGGTGGTCacaaaaaaaactgcaaaaaaacaacaaaaatgcatttggtttataaaaaataaatatcacaaaGTCACCTCAATcgcaaaaaatcaataaaactaagtaaacaaattttggtCCCAGTTTGTCAACTAAAGCACAACCCTTCGTCAGCATGCGGTCCACCGGTGCAGAAAAAAAATGACCACGGGTGGGCACGCGGGGCTCAAAgtgttaataaattttcaaataaatcttcAATCACCATTCATCGGCACCTTaggtttttcttttcttaagaACTAACCAATACACAACACTTAagttttcttcttttaatttttttttttttgtacaaagtTAACTTTTTACAATCTCTCCTGAAATCTTATTTTTGACGTGTTTTACTTGAAAGTTTTGTGAACCTATTATTTTGACCAGGTGTGCTAATTTATTTCACACGTTTAAAATGAgcttaaaaatttagtaaattgtaCCCAATCTAAAAGGGTCTACACATCCAAAGTGGCCCTTATTTTAAGTGATATATTTAGAGGCCTCTTTAATCGAGATTATTAAAACACAACTTAGGAAATAACTGGACAGGCAATTAACTTTCCGTCATTTTGAGACtggttggttttatttttaatttaacgtttTAACAAGTTAAATCACATATTAgccatacatatttgtttttcaatgaTAAAAACAAGTTACTCCTCAAATTTGGGAGCAGGAGATTTAATGTTACTGTAATCTCTTATTGGGGAATAAAACTGAAAAGAAATTTGATGAGCAtaagtgcaaaaaaaatttaagtcttCTATATACCTTgtattgtttttctttatattcttGCCATGGCTCAGGATTCGATGAGCGATTCCATGTTACATCAGGATTTCGTGTAGCTAAACGCAAAGTGTAATATATAGCGCCAAGTGCTCCAgctcccacacacacatataatggTATCAACTACACCACAATTAAAAGTGATCATGAGAAAAGATAACGTTTACTTACCGccggattttttttcaaactttgtaATCCCAGACCTTgcatgttttaatattttacaatatctTCTCTACCAAGGTGTCAAATAATGTATATTAATACAGTTATGCAAGAGCTTTGAACACGGATGTCAAAATGTAATCGAAAATTGATTTAGATTACTTCGATCAAATGATGTTTGATATAAAAGAGGTGTTATTGGAAAAcgataatttataattacactGTGCTTACACTCAAATATTTTGCCTCTTATATGCActtttacagccctattctgtgcacttgacaaaataacaaaaaagtttaaatttttttaagatttttatcaagtaagaacttttttggtattctgtgacaattttgataaaataaaaagcttcagtacgcatagcttttccccacatgTGTGGGAAACAAACTAAtgaaaacagaaacagctgattctgtctaattatattcgaattgaattgaaaaattgatttgaattattttttaacgtaaattttcaaatacatttcaatatttgttgcaaaatagttaataatttaacttcaatttgattgataatcaaatggCGGAGCCTATATATTCACTTTACCATCCCAGATCCTCTATAGTCTTTTGCTCCAccgcaaagccgtagaatacttcataatataatacatatacatatgtcctttataatatctttaaaactgtttggaatgtaattttgatttagttggttgttatgtttagcttcagaaaagttccttggggactacgaaatctaaactttgttctttgttggcaaaaatttgctaatatGTAAtcgcatgatatatatataaaaaacaatttcgtcaatgttaccctcattatcctcatttttttacacaaaaaaaacggaaaaataaacttcttaatatattataaaaacggctcaataacgcgagccatccacatgttcttatttttcctctttgtataaaactaacgacaaaagtaaaatatctccattgcaacaaattcactttcacaactatccacagcgagatattttatttgtcaagagcattttacttcttaacaacttataaagaaaagagctttttattttagacacagaatacgaaatgcttgataaatttcaattttttacaaattagaaatttgttgaatttgtaaaatgcACAGAATAGGAATGTTCGGAAGCTTGGTTCGAGTTATTTTGTCATTCATCTCGGCTCGGCGAGATTCCCTTTCTACGTCGCTCTATTCAATTGTATCTGCATCTGTACAGGGAAAAAGTTGCcagaatttattgaattaaaatacaaacgtaacgaaataattattattatatgaaaaatacaatattgtaacgaaaatggcaccagaacaaactagaattgactatcgaaatcgataacttgccagatgtatctagacatcgatactcGTAGTTGCCaaaatgttcgagtggcgatgtatcgctaacaatcgactatataagggctgccgggctggcagcaagacacagttctgataagagagttgtcgagcaaagtgtagacaagttataagttagagttgtaaagtagagtattgagtactaaagtgttaagttataaggaattagaaataaagattagtgtatagccattaaagtgtgacttttatttgacaatccagtgatcgaactcagggtcgagttttagagtaaacgacagattttggaagtccgttacaatatattaaatccattatttttttaaattatgcaaCTTCTgcagattttatttgtttatattcagaatttaataaaacgaatgttgtaatgtaaataaataaaacgaatgTAAGACTGTTGTACATTTACACTTAAaatttgtaatgtaatgtaaataaataaaacgagtGTAAGAATAttgcattttcaaatttgcatatttaaatgtatcGCTTAACTTAAATTATCAATACGATACATTAAAAcccgaaaaaataaatatataaaattctggAACTTTattcatcaaattttttttgcgatatatatatgtatacatgttgaGAAGAGTacgtaatataaaataatttaacgaGTATGCACATGTCGTTGTTAATTGTGTAACaccccagcaagtcatgggtactgaaactccaacacattcaaagaaattttaataacaccactacatacacacatacacaacaaagggtaaaatgtgcataaaca
This genomic interval carries:
- the LOC105215790 gene encoding cytochrome c oxidase subunit NDUFA4, with amino-acid sequence MQGLGLQSLKKNPALIPLYVCVGAGALGAIYYTLRLATRNPDVTWNRSSNPEPWQEYKEKQYKFYSPIRDYSNIKSPAPKFEE